From a region of the Mauremys mutica isolate MM-2020 ecotype Southern chromosome 12, ASM2049712v1, whole genome shotgun sequence genome:
- the LOC123345482 gene encoding zinc finger protein 850-like, which translates to MYCGKSFIRRSHLVYHQTIHTGERPHKCLDCGKSFMKSSDLAKHQALHTRERPHKCLDCGKSFTQKSELVKYQAIHTGERPHKCSDCGKSFTERSNLVKHQAIHTGERPHMCSQCGKSFIRKSNLVEHQAIHTGERPHKCLECGKSFIRRSQLVYHQAIHTGERPHKCLDCGKSFITRSHLVKHQALHTGERPHRCLDCGKSFIQRSNLVHHQTINTGERPHKCLDCGESFIQRSDLAEHQAIHTGERPHKCLDCGKSFIQRSNLVKHQAHHTEERPHKCLDCGKIFIQRSQLVQHRAIHTGQRPHKCLDCGKSFIRRSHVVHHQAIHTGERPHKCLDCGKSFKRRSHLVYHQAIHTRERPHKCMDCGKSFIQRSNLVKHQALHTEERPHKCLDCGKGFIERSNLVKHQAIHTGERPHKCLDCGKSFVRKSNLVEHQAIHTGERPHKCLDCGKSFIRRSHLVQHQAIHTGARPHKCLDCGKCFIQKSHLVQHQAIHTGERPHKCLVCGKSFIQSSDLVKHQALHPGEKSYNCFHCGSSFIQISHLVQHQSVHTEENPQVLGLWEKFHGEVRPH; encoded by the coding sequence AtgtactgtgggaaaagtttcataagaaggtcacaccttgtttatcatcagacaatccacacaggagagagaccccacaagtgcttggactgtgggaaaagtttcatgaaAAGCTCAGACCTTGCTAAACATCAGGCATTACACACAAGAGaaagaccccacaagtgcttggactgtgggaaaagtttcacacagaAGTCAGAGCTTGTTAAatatcaggcaatccacactggagagagaccccacaagtgctcggactgtgggaaaagtttcacagaGAGGTcaaaccttgttaaacatcaggcaatccacacaggagaaagacccCACATGTGCTcgcagtgtgggaaaagcttcataaGAAAGTCAAATCTTGTTGAACATCAGGCcatccatacaggagagagaccccacaagtgcttggagtgtgggaaaagtttcataagaaggtcaCAGCTCgtttatcatcaggcaatccacacaggagagagaccgcataagtgcttggactgtggaaaaagtttcataacaaggtcacaccttgttaaacatcaggcattacacacaggagaaagaccccacaggtgcttggactgtgggaaaagtttcatacagaggtcaaacCTAGTTCATCATCAGACAAtcaacacaggagagagaccccacaagtgcttggactgtggggaaaGTTTCATACAAAGGTCAGACCTTGctgaacatcaggcaatccacacaggagagagaccccacaagtgcttggactgtgggaaaagtttcatacaaagatcaaaccttgttaaacatcaggcacaCCACACAgaagagagaccccacaagtgcttggactgtgggaaaattTTCATACAGAGGTCACAGCTTGTTCAACATCgggcaatccacacaggacagagaccccacaagtgcttggactgtgggaaaagtttcataagaaggtcaCACGTAGTtcatcatcaggcaatccacactggagagagaccccacaagtgcttggactgtgggaaaagtttcaaaagaaggtcacaccttgtttatcatcaggcaatccacacaagagagagaccccacaagtgcatggactgtgggaaaagtttcatacaaagatcaaaccttgttaaacatcaggcactccacacagaagagagaccccacaagtgcttggactgtgggaaaggtTTCATAGAGAGGTcaaaccttgttaaacatcaggcgatccacacaggagagagaccccacaagtgcttggactgtgggaaaagcttcgtAAGAAAGTCAAACCTTGttgaacatcaggcaatccacacaggagagagacctcacaaatgcttggactgtggaaaaagtttcataagaaggtcacaccttgttcaacatcaggcaatccacacaggagcgagaccacacaagtgcttggactgtgggaaatgttTTATACAGAAGTCACACCTTGTTCAGCATCAGGctatccacacaggagagagaccccataagtgcttggtctgtgggaaaagtttcatacaaagttcagaccttgttaaacatcaggcattaCACCCAGGAGAGAAATCCTATAACTGCTTTCATTGTGGGAGTAGTTTCATACAGATTTcacaccttgttcaacatcagtcAGTCCACACAGAAGAGaatccacaagtgcttggactgtgggaaaagtttcatgggGAGGTCAGACCTCATTAA